The window CGGCCAAAGCCTGTGGGATGATCCTTCCGCGTTCACCATGGCCAACGCCTGCAAGGACTCGCTCATCGGACACGAAACCGCGCCCTGCACCAAGCTCCTTAATGAAAGCGAAAAAGCACGGGCCCAATGGAATCTGGAAATCGCCTTCTCCGAATTTGAACGCGAGGTGTCGGAGTCCATGGCAAACCGCTAACCTCCACATGCACTTGCAAGCGGCACCTTCCGGGTGCCGCTTTTTTTATCGACTCCCAACACATCACCTGCCACTTTCGCGGATCAGTCTGGCGCTTCGATTTTTGAGGCACTCTGTAAAACAACACGCGGCTTTACTGTTTTCCACGGCATGAGTACACTGACGCCGAACCTCAGCCAGCGAGTTACTTCATGGACTTCATCCAGTTTTCCATACGCAAGCCCGTTGCCGTCTTCGTCGGCGTCATTCTTGTGGTTCTGTTCGGCACCATCGGCCTCCTGAGCATGCCCTACCAGCTCAGCCCCACCGTCACGGAACCGGAAATCACGGTTACCACGGACTGGACTGGGGCAACTCCCTACGAAGTGGAACGCGACATCATTGAAGAACAGGAGAAGGTGCTCAAAGGCCTGCCCAATCTGATCACCATGGAGTCCACCGCCTCAAGCGGCAGAGGCCAGATCACCCTGCGATTCAAAATAGGCACCGACTCGGATAACGCCCTGCTCCGCGTTTCCAACAAACTCAACGAGGTGCAGAGCTACCCGCTCAACGTGGACAAGCCCATCATCAGCGCAACGGGCGAATCATCCTCCCCGGTCATCTGGCTGGTTCTGAAGGCGCTGCCGGAAAACTCCGTCTCTGCGGAGCGCTACAGAACCTTCTTTGAAAATGACATACGCCAGTATCTTGAGCGCGTGGACGGCGTTTCGGACCTGTTCGTGTTCGGCGGCACCGAGCGCGAGATGCAGGTTGTTGTCGATCCCCGAAAGCTTGCCGCACATAATCTGACCGTCAGCGACCTCATTGCCGTACTGAAAACAGAGAACACCAACGTCTCCGCAGGCACTCTTGATCTGGGTCGTCGGCAGTACCGCATCCGCACCGTTGCGGAATTCAACTCGCCCGAATCCATTCTGAACGCCGTCATCAGTTCCAGCGGCGCCCGCCGCATCACCGTTGCAGATGTCGCAGAGGCTTCCTACGGATATGCCAAACACACCACTGCCATGATGCACAACGGCGAAACCGGCATCGTCTGCGGCGTTCGTCCTGAGGCAGGGACCAACATTCTGACCATGACAGACGACGTGGAAGCCGTGGTGAACGACCTCAATGCAGGCATTCTCAAGGAAAACGGCCTGCGCATAGACTGGTCCTACGACCAACGTCCCTACATCAACGGCGCCATTGATCTGGTAAAGGAAAACATCATGATCGGCGGTGTACTGGCCATTCTGGTACTGCTGATCTTCCTGCAATCCATCACCTCCACCGTGGTCGTGGCTGTCGCCATTCCCATAAGCGTGGTGGGCACCTTCATCTTCATGAACATGCTGGGACGCAACCTGAACGTGGTGAGTCTTGCGGGCATCTCCTTTGCCGTGGGCATGCTCGTGGATAACGCCATTGTGGTTCTTGAAAATATCGACCGCCACCGCAGCATGGGCAAAACGCCTTTCCGGGCCACCTATGACGGCACATCGGAAGTGTGGGGAGCTGTCGTGGCTTCCACGCTGACCACTGTGGCGGTTTTCCTGCCCGTCGCGTTCATTGAGCAAGAGGCAGGGCAGCTCTTCAAGGATATCGCCATAGCCGTTACCTGCGCCATTACGCTCAGCCTTTTTGTCTCCGTTTCCGTCATCCCCATGTTGGCAAACTTGTTCTTTTCCTTCAGCAAACGGCGCGGATCCGACAGAAAGCTCATTCCCTTCCTAGATACTCTCGGCAAACAACTGGCCAACGCGTTCATGGCGCTGGTGCATCTTGCCATCAAAAACGCGCTGACGCGCACCGCCACCATCGTTCTGCTCACGGCAGTTTCCGTTTTCATCACATGGGCCGCATTTCCCAAAATGGAATACCTGCCGCAGGGCAACAGAAACCTCGTGCTGAACATCCTCATTCCACCGCCCGGTCTTTCCTATGAAGAGCGCAAGGATATCGGCGACTACATCCAGAACAAATACCGTCCGCTGTACACTACGGAAGAGGACGTGAACGGCCTGCCGCCCATCAACGCCCTGTTTTACGTCGGTGCGCCGGATTTCATGCTCTTCGGCACCACCTCCAGGGTCGAGGACCGCGCAGGGGAATACATCCCCGAATTCACGCGCACCATACGCTCCATTCCGGGCATGTTCGGCGTGTCCATGCAGGCGGGCATATTCCAGAACAGCATCGGTAAAGGGCGTACCATCGAGGTAGACCTGTCCTCAGGTAATCTGGACAAGCTCGTGGGCGGAGCAGGCGCTTTGTTCGGCACGCTCATGCAGGCCATTCCCGGCTCGCAGATTCGCCCAATTCCTTCGCTGGAACTGCTCTTCCCCGAAGTGCGCCTGCACCCTGAGCGCGACAGACTGAAGGCTGCCGGGCTCTCGTCCAGTGAGCTCGGAATCGCTGTGGATGTCCTGATGGACGGCAGAAAGATCGGCGACTTCAATGAAGAAGGGAAAAAGAAGATCGATCTGGTGCTCAAAGCCGGAGATCGCGACATTCAGTCACCCGAGGCCCTCTACTATTCGCAGGTTGCCACCCCCAACGGCGTGCCAGTTCCGGTTTCATCACTTGCCGGTCTGGAACGCACCAACGGCATTACCCAGATTCGCCATCTGGAACGCCAGCGCACCATCACGCTGCAGGTTACCCCGCCCCAGACCATGCCGCTGGAACAGGCCATGGACATGATTCGCGGCGACATCATTCCCAAGCTGCAGCAGGGACCGCTGGCCGGAATCAAATACCGTCTTTCCGGTGCTGCAGACAAACTTACCCAGACGCGGGATGCCCTGCAGTGGAACTTCCTGCTGGCCGTCGCCATTACCTATCTGCTAATGGCTGCCCTGTTCGAAAACTTCATCTACCCACTGATCATCCTGTTCACCGTTCCGCTGGCATCGGCAGGCGGCATTCTGGGACTCAAGCTGGAGAACATCTTCATTGCCCAGCAGCCCATGGATATCCTGACCATGCTCGGGTTCATCATCCTGATTGGCGTGGTGGTGAACAACGCCATTCTCATTGTGCACCAATCCCTCAACAACATCCGGGAAGGCGGGATGTCGCACAAAGAGGCCGTTCTGGAATCGGTCCGGACGCGATTGCGGCCGATCTACATGAGCGCCACCACATCCGTCTTCGGCATGCTGCCTCTGGCCGTGGCTCCCGGACCAGGCTCAGAACTGTACCGGGGCCTCGGCTCTGTGGTGCTCGGCGGGCTTGCCCTTTCCACTGTGTTCACTGTTTTCGTCATTCCTGCTTTGCTGCTCTTCGTCATCGGCATGGAGAAGACCTCGTCAGGTAACGACTGATCCACCGATAACGACAGACTTACCGAGGCAACAAACGCCGGACACGCACGTCCTCGTAGTGCTGACGCTGAAACAGGAAAGACTCCCCACCAATTTGTCTGCCAACCTCATTACCCCTGTGGTGTTTTCTGTATGTGGGGCTAAAGTTTCCTCTCCCGCTGCCGATAGGGTTTTTGTGTTACCCTAAATGGCAACTCTAAGACGGTACGAGGGAATGTATCATGCTTAACTATTACCGATACAAAGAGGTGTACGAGCTTTTCCTGAAGGGAAAATGCGAAGAAGCAAAGCACCTGCTCATGGAGTTGCAGTCACGCTACATTGAAACATGTGACGAAAACAGTGTTCTCAAATCCCAGATTCAGGAATTTGAGGACATTCTCTATTTATCCAAAAACCTCATCTTCGATGGCAGTCATTACTGGCTGATCACCGGAAACATTAAACAGGGCCCGTTCTGCTCTGCCTGCTACAACAGGGATGGAGCCCTCATCCGTCTGCACGACAACGAAAGCACGCGAAGATGCTATCACTGCGGAACGGAATACGACAGAGACAACGCCATTCAAAAAGAGGGAGCGGAGAAGGCGGTAACCCCGCCACGGCTGGCAAAGGTCATTCCTCTTTACAAGTAGAAGCTGAGTATGCGCCAGACTCACGCTGCAACAATGGAGTATGATTTGTTTCTGCAACGCATGTATATCGCAACCGGTCTGTTCTCATTACTCGCGTTATGCTTCCTCGCATACATGACGATGTAGCCCCCAACCGAAACCAAACGTGCATAACCGGCCCGCCTCATGGCGGGCCTTTTGTTGTCCGCCGCAAAGACTAAAGTTCCCCGACCGGCATGCCGATATGACAGGCAAGCTCACGCCGCCACTCTCCCCCGACGGGCGGCACAACAGCGAGGCCCTGACAATGCGAAAAAAAACAGTTTCTCCCTTTGCGTCCGCACTCATCATTGCGGACGTCGAAGGCGTTGCCGCCATAGATCGTAGCGCCCTGCACAGCCAAGGTATACGGCACGTGCGTATACTCTCGTCCGGCGAAGAGGCGGCAAGACTTCTGGCAAAACAGACTGCCGACGAAACCGCGCGGAACGATATTCCTCCTTTTGATCTGGTCATCTGCAACGCCACGCTTGCCGACATGCGAGGAGCCGATTTTATCGGCATCATCCGTAAGCACCCCAAACTTGCGGCGCTGCCTGTGGTGCTGGCATCCGCCAACGCCACGCGTGCTGACGTGCTTGCAGGCATCAAGGCAGGATGCTCAGGCTTTCTCCTGCGCCCCTATACCACTACAGCCTTTGAGGAACAGTTGTTTCTGGCCGCCAAAGCCCTGACCGGATCATATTTCGAAAACAGAATGCGCAAGGGACAACAGGCTCTGGAAACCAGCGACTTTGACAAGGCGCTGGAAGAACTGCACGCAGTAGCGGATGTTGCCCGTCCGCGTGCAGAAGTGCTGTATGAGGCAGGCATGGATAAACTTGCCGCCGGAGATTACAACGGGGCCATCAGCGCCTTCAACAAGGCAGTCCGCCTCAACGTGCTGTATGCCGAGGCGTATCTGGGCCTTGCCCGTGCATGGCGCGGCAAGGGCGATTCCAGACAGGCACAGAAATATCTGCGCATGGCTGCGGAAGCCTATGCCCGCCTTGAGCAGTTTGCCGAATCCCGCAGCGTCTTCCAGCAGCTTGCCAAGGAACGGCCGGACGTGCCCAACCCCTTAACCGGCACAGCCAACTTCCTGCTGAAACAGGGAAATTACACGGCCGCAGCCCGCGCCTTTGCAGAAAGCCACCGGCTTGAGCCGCAGGCAGACCTGACCACCCAGATATCCCGAGCATGTCACTTCACCGACAAACCGGAAGCGACTGCCAAGGCACTGTACCTTGCTCTGGAGCATCTGGGTGAAAAGGACATTGCCGAACGCATCCATCGCAGGATCCTTTCCGATCCTTCTCCGCGGGATGCCCATCCATCCTCTGCCTTGCTGTCCCGCTTCCCGCGGCTCACCGAGATGCTCTCCGTCGCCCGATACACCATTCGGCTGTATCGTGAGACAAAACTGGCTGACGACGCAGCGTAAGCGCAATCAGAAGAAAACAGAAAAGCCGGGCAGTGCCCGGCTTTTTCATGCGATCAACCTACTCCTGTTCCTCAAAATCTCTCAGATATCGGAACAGTGTTCTGGCTGCCTTGGGTGGCTTACCCGCAGCAATTTCCTTCTTGCCGTTGCGCACCAACTGGCGCACGTACTGCACATCCGCTGCCGGATACATTTCCAGCATGTCGTCCAGTGCATCGGCCTTTTCGGCCATAA is drawn from Desulfovibrio mangrovi and contains these coding sequences:
- a CDS encoding efflux RND transporter permease subunit, with amino-acid sequence MDFIQFSIRKPVAVFVGVILVVLFGTIGLLSMPYQLSPTVTEPEITVTTDWTGATPYEVERDIIEEQEKVLKGLPNLITMESTASSGRGQITLRFKIGTDSDNALLRVSNKLNEVQSYPLNVDKPIISATGESSSPVIWLVLKALPENSVSAERYRTFFENDIRQYLERVDGVSDLFVFGGTEREMQVVVDPRKLAAHNLTVSDLIAVLKTENTNVSAGTLDLGRRQYRIRTVAEFNSPESILNAVISSSGARRITVADVAEASYGYAKHTTAMMHNGETGIVCGVRPEAGTNILTMTDDVEAVVNDLNAGILKENGLRIDWSYDQRPYINGAIDLVKENIMIGGVLAILVLLIFLQSITSTVVVAVAIPISVVGTFIFMNMLGRNLNVVSLAGISFAVGMLVDNAIVVLENIDRHRSMGKTPFRATYDGTSEVWGAVVASTLTTVAVFLPVAFIEQEAGQLFKDIAIAVTCAITLSLFVSVSVIPMLANLFFSFSKRRGSDRKLIPFLDTLGKQLANAFMALVHLAIKNALTRTATIVLLTAVSVFITWAAFPKMEYLPQGNRNLVLNILIPPPGLSYEERKDIGDYIQNKYRPLYTTEEDVNGLPPINALFYVGAPDFMLFGTTSRVEDRAGEYIPEFTRTIRSIPGMFGVSMQAGIFQNSIGKGRTIEVDLSSGNLDKLVGGAGALFGTLMQAIPGSQIRPIPSLELLFPEVRLHPERDRLKAAGLSSSELGIAVDVLMDGRKIGDFNEEGKKKIDLVLKAGDRDIQSPEALYYSQVATPNGVPVPVSSLAGLERTNGITQIRHLERQRTITLQVTPPQTMPLEQAMDMIRGDIIPKLQQGPLAGIKYRLSGAADKLTQTRDALQWNFLLAVAITYLLMAALFENFIYPLIILFTVPLASAGGILGLKLENIFIAQQPMDILTMLGFIILIGVVVNNAILIVHQSLNNIREGGMSHKEAVLESVRTRLRPIYMSATTSVFGMLPLAVAPGPGSELYRGLGSVVLGGLALSTVFTVFVIPALLLFVIGMEKTSSGND
- a CDS encoding tetratricopeptide repeat protein, yielding MRKKTVSPFASALIIADVEGVAAIDRSALHSQGIRHVRILSSGEEAARLLAKQTADETARNDIPPFDLVICNATLADMRGADFIGIIRKHPKLAALPVVLASANATRADVLAGIKAGCSGFLLRPYTTTAFEEQLFLAAKALTGSYFENRMRKGQQALETSDFDKALEELHAVADVARPRAEVLYEAGMDKLAAGDYNGAISAFNKAVRLNVLYAEAYLGLARAWRGKGDSRQAQKYLRMAAEAYARLEQFAESRSVFQQLAKERPDVPNPLTGTANFLLKQGNYTAAARAFAESHRLEPQADLTTQISRACHFTDKPEATAKALYLALEHLGEKDIAERIHRRILSDPSPRDAHPSSALLSRFPRLTEMLSVARYTIRLYRETKLADDAA